Below is a window of Halanaerobiales bacterium DNA.
CAGTAATGGCCTATAAGATTGCTATATTTATTATAGTAGCTCTTACATCTATTGGTTTAATACCTTTGTTTTTTCTGGAGCAGAAAAAAATAATTCAAAAAGAAGATATATCAGAACTTATTTTAAGAGTGAAAGATTTTGTTATTGAAGATGGAAGTATTAAAAAATTAATGGTCTACAGTGTTTTTATTGGGATAGGAGCAGGAATGATAGTACCTCTTTTTAATATATTTTTACATAATAAGCTTGCAGCTAGTGATAGTCAGATAGGATTAATTATGGCCCTGGCTAATACAGTTACAGCTTTTGGTTCATTGGCAACACCATTTTTAATTACATATTTAGGTCGAATTAAAACAATTTTTATTCCTCAGATGATTTCAATTTTTTTCTTAATGATGATTGCTCTTGCTGGAAATATATATATTGTAGGTACCGCTTTTGCTTTAAGAATGACTTTTATGAATATGGTAAACCCAGTTATTAGAAATTTTTCAATGGAAGTAGTACCAGAAAAGGAACAGGCAAATGCCAGTAGTATTATGAGGTCAATACGAAGAATTGGGAGGGGTATTGGGTCATTTTTTAGTGGAATATTTCTTGGAAGTCAAATGTATATAATGCCTTTTGTAATTACAGCTATTCTTTATACAACAGCCAGTCTT
It encodes the following:
- a CDS encoding MFS transporter yields the protein MIRKGIDSYKKNLAYATKNSKLFLLSCFFVFLARGGLRVLFNLYVQTLGYSEQFIGSISSARFIVAGIIAIPSAILAARIGFKKTLLFSVFLAIFSISGIALAEGKNSLIVFNVLWGAASMVVGVVTAPFLVKNSSPEERSHLFGLNFAMIMITGMIGKSSFGFIVDLLKNSFEAVMAYKIAIFIIVALTSIGLIPLFFLEQKKIIQKEDISELILRVKDFVIEDGSIKKLMVYSVFIGIGAGMIVPLFNIFLHNKLAASDSQIGLIMALANTVTAFGSLATPFLITYLGRIKTIFIPQMISIFFLMMIALAGNIYIVGTAFALRMTFMNMVNPVIRNFSMEVVPEKEQANASSIMRSIRRIGRGIGSFFSGIFLGSQMYIMPFVITAILYTTASLFFLHFFKKYK